One segment of Solanum stenotomum isolate F172 chromosome 1, ASM1918654v1, whole genome shotgun sequence DNA contains the following:
- the LOC125857385 gene encoding uncharacterized protein LOC125857385 translates to MSRLEAKKKEECEQEINDAFPDEQVLAAILDLIPWFADFANFLVSDLMPGGLTFQQRKRFLHNVGKYFWDEPYLYRVCADNIIRRYALEAEMLHILEASHSSPRQRAISWRYELPMTPILEVELFDVWGVDFMGLFVSSYGQKYILVVVDYVSKWVEAVVLPENDGKSVAGFLKRNIFSRFGTPRAIINNGGSYFCNKVFNALLAKYGVK, encoded by the exons ATGTCTAGGTTGGAGGCTAAAAAGAAAGAGGAATGTGAGCAAGAAATCAATGATGCATTCCCGGATGAGCAGGTATTGGCTGCAATTCTTGATCTTATTCCTTGGTTTGCTGATTTTGCTAACTTTCTTGTTAGTGATTTGATGCCCGGGGGGCTGACATTTCAGCAAAGGAAGAGGTTCCTGCATAATGTGGGTAAGTATTTCtgggatgaaccttacttgTACAGGGTGTGTGCTGATAATATCATTAGGCGATACGCCCTTGAAGCTGAGATGTTGCACATTCTAGAGGCATCTCACTCCTCTCCG CGGCAAAGAGCCATCTCTTGGCGCTATGAGTTACCCATGACACCTATTTTGGAGGTGGAGCTATTTGATGTGTGGGGAGTCGATTTCATGGGCCTATTTGTGAGCTCCTATGGACAGAAGTACATATTGGTGGTAGTGGACTATGTGTCCAAATGGGTTGAAGCAGTTGTTTTGCCTGAGAATGATGGGAAGAGTGTTGCTGGTTTTCTGAAAAGGAATATATTCTCAAGGTTTGGCACACCCAGAGCTATCATTAATAATGGTGGTTCCTATTTCTGCAACAAGGTATTCAATGCACTTCTAGCCAAATATGGGGTTAAATAA